The Synechococcus sp. RS9916 DNA segment CTGTGTGATGGGGGAGGATGTCGGTCAATACGGCGGCTCCTACAAAGTCACCAAGGATCTGTACGAGAAATACGGCGAATTGCGGGTGTTGGACACGCCCATCGCTGAGAACAGCTTCACAGGCATGGCTGTGGGTGCTGCCATGACAGGCCTGCGCCCGATCGTGGAGGGCATGAACATGGGCTTCCTCCTCCTGGCCTTCAACCAGATCTCCAACAACATGGGGATGCTCCGCTACACCAGCGGTGGCAATTTCACGATCCCGACGGTGGTGCGTGGTCCCGGTGGTGTGGGCCGTCAGCTGGGTGCTGAACACAGCCAACGCCTGGAGGCCTATTTCCATGCGGTGCCGGGCATCAAGATCGTGGCCTGCAGCACCCCCACCAATGCCAAGGGCCTGATGAAGGCTGCCATTCGCGACAACAACCCGGTGCTCTTCTTTGAGCACGTGCTGCTCTACAACCTCACCGAAGATCTGCCTGAAGGGGATTACGTCTGCGCCCTGGATCAGGCGGATCTGGTGCAGGAAGGCTCGGACGTCACGATCCTGACCTACTCACGCATGCGTCACCACTGTCTCAAGGCGGTGGAGCAGCTGGAGGCCGATGGCATCAGCGTGGAACTGATCGACCTGATCAGTCTCAAGCCTTTCGATATGGAGACCATTGGTCGCTCCATCCGCAAGACCCACAAGGTGATTGTGGTGGAGGAGTGCATGAAGACCGGCGGTATCGGTGCTGAGCTGATTGCCCTGATCACCGAGCAGTGCTTCGACGATCTCGACGCCCGTCCGGTGCGTCTTTCCAGTCAAGACATTCCGACTCCCTACAACGGCAATCTCGAAAATCTGACGATCATCCAGCCCCATCAGATCGTTGAGGCGGCTCAGCAGATCGTCCGCGAGGGGCTCTGAGGCAATGGCTCGACAGCAGGGCTGGTTCGCCCTCATTCTTTCTTTGGCGATCACATCAGCCCTGTGGCTGTTCGTGATTTCTCCAGGTGTTGATCTGGGGCTTGATCTTCGAGGCGGAAGTCAGCTCCTGCTTGAAGTGCAGCCCGCCGGCTCCATCACCAAGATCACCAAAACAGAGCTGGAGTCGGTCAAGAGCGTGCTCGACCGTCGGGTGAACAGCCTGGGGGTTGCTGAATCCACCCTCCAGACGGTTGGAGACGATCAGCTTGTGCTTCAGCTTCCTGGGGAAACAGATCCATCCAAGGCGGCCGAAAAGCTGGGTAAGACGGCTCTGCTCGAGTTCCGTGCTCAGAAGCCAGGAATTTCGGAAGAAATGCGAGGCCTGCAGAGGCTGCGCAGTCAGGTGAAAAGCATCCTCGCGGCTAAGGAAGCCCGTGGCGATTCTGATGAAACGTCGATCGATCCTGAGGCGTTTGCCGAAGCACAGAAGGCTCTTGGGCTTGAAGGCTCGGCAGGCAGTGAACAGGAACAACTTGAACAGGTGCTCGCCAAGGCGGATCGGCAGTTTGCGGATGGGTTTGAGCCTGCAGCTTTCAACGGCAAATTGTTGACTAGGGCCGGAACTCGCGGACCCACTGAGCAGAGTCCCGGATGGGCCGTCACCCTCAGCTTCAATTCCGAGGGTGGTGACAAATTTGCTGAACTGACCAAATCGATTGCCGGCACCGATCGCCTGCTCGGGATTTTTCTGGATGGCAGTCCCATCAGCGAAGCATCGGTGGGATCGCAGTTCAAGGTGGCCGGCATTACGGGCGGGAATGCGGAAATCACCGGTCGGTTCAGTGCCGAGGAGGCCAATGACCTGGCTGAACTCATCAATGGCGGTGCTCTTCCCCTGCCGGTTGAGATCCTTCAAGTGCGCACCATTGGCCCCAGCCTCGGTGCTGAAAACGTTCAGCGCAGTTTGGTGGCTGCCCTCTCAGGCCTTGCCCTGGTCACGGTGTTCATGGTTCTGATCTACCGCCTTGCTGGAGCGGTAGCAGTGGTGGCATTGGCTCTTTATGCCTTGTTCAACCTTTCGGTTTACTCCCTGATCGGGGTCACGCTGACCCTCCCTGGCATTGCCGGTTTCATTCTCAGTATCGGCATGGCAGTGGATGCCAACGTGTTGATCTTCGAGCGCATCAAAGACGAACTGCGCAGCGGAAACACCCTGGTGCGTTCGATCGAAACGGCTTTCTCGCAGGCCTTTTCTTCCATCATTGACGGCCACCTCACCACCCTGATCAGTTGTGCTGCTTTGTTCACTCTCGGCACCGGCCTGGTAAAGGGATTCGCAGCCACCTTGGGCATCGGCGTGGTGTTGAGCCTGTTCACCGCCCTGACCTGCACCCGCACGTTGTTGCGCTTCCTGATGGGCTATCAGGGTCTCCGACGCCCCACGAATTTCCTGCCCCAGCGGCAGCTTCCCACCCAATCCGCCTGAATCTCTTCGCGTCATGATCGCCCTTCAACTCAGTCGATCCCGTCGCCGCGTCTGGTGGATTTCCCTGCTGATGGTGGCGTTCAGCATCACCGGTCTTGCCCTCAGCTGGACGAACCCCGCCATCAAGGCGCCTTTGCGCCCAGGCCTGGACTTCACTGGTGGTACGCAGATCCAGCTCGAGCGACTCTGCGAGGACGCTTGCACACCGCTTCAGGCCAATGCGGTCGAAGCCATCCTCGGGGAAGTTGCCCTCAGTGCTGATGACACCACCAACGCCCCAAGTCTTGATTCGGCAAGGGTTCAGATTCTCGATGGTGGTCAATCGCTTTCTCTGCGGACTCCAGCGTTATCAGCGGCACAAAGCCAAGAGGTGATTGAGGCTGTCACGCCTCTGGCGGGACCGTTTCAGACGCAGGGGCAATCGGTTGACACCATCGGCCCGAGTTTGGGAAGCCAGCTTCTGCTCAGCAGTTTGGTGTCTCTGCTGGTGGCGTTTGCAGGCATCGCTCTCTACATCAGCATCCGCTACGACGGCCGCTATGCCGTTCTGGCTCTGCTGGCCCTGGCCCATGACGTGGTGATCGTCTGCGGCATCTTTGCCTGGCTTGGTCTTTGGATCGGTCTGGAGGTCGACAGTTTGTTTGCGGTGTCGCTCCTGACCATCGCTGGTTATTCCGTGAACGACACCGTCGTGGTGTTCGATCGCATTCGCGAACGTCAGCGTGAGGATGGTGATCTTCCGATTAACGATCAGGTTGACCGCGCCGTGTCTGCCACCCTCACCCGCACCATCTACACCAGTGGCACCACATTGCTGCCTCTGATTGCTTTGATTTTGTTTGGAGGGGCCACGTTGTATTGGTTCGCCATTGCCCTTGCCCTTGGAGTGATTGTGGGCAGCTGGTCCAGCATTGCCTTGGCCCCTTCATTGCTCACCATTTGGTCAGGTCGCCCTCGCGCTTCGGCCAGTGCCTGAACGGAATCCAACGCGACCTCGGTATGGAGAGCGATGGTTTCCCGTCCTCTTATTGGCGCTAGCTCTGTTTGATTTACGCATCGAGTTGATGTTGTTGAGGGATCACATCACCCTCACGGCAATCAGCAACGCAGTGCGTCATCACCTGCTTGCGGTGGTTGTTTTGGTGGCCATGCCTTCGCTTTGGCGGCGCTACGGCCCCTCGAATAGGCCAGATCACTGACCTGTGAAAGGGCGTGTTTAGGTCCAGCGATCCATGATCTGGCGCACCACGACAAGTTCCATGCCGACTTGGAGTACAACAACCAACGGCAGAGCAAGGAGAACACCGGGCAGGCCAAGCAGTGCACCAAGGCTGAGTTGAGCCATTAAGGCCACGGTTGGCAACAGATTCACGGTGCGCCTCAGCAAGATCGGTGTCAGCAGAAAGGCTTCCAAGTTCTGCAGCACCAGGCGCAGCACCAGCACCTGAAGCATCAAGGTTGGCGAGACCAGCAGGGCCATGGACAGTGGCAACAGGGTGGCTGCTGTGGGGCCGATGGTCGGTACAAAGGTGAGCAGGCCGCAGACCAGAGCACTCAGCAGTGCCAACGGAGCTTTGAGAAGGGCGAGTCCCAGCCAGGTCAGCAGAAACACGCTTGT contains these protein-coding regions:
- the secF gene encoding protein translocase subunit SecF; translated protein: MIALQLSRSRRRVWWISLLMVAFSITGLALSWTNPAIKAPLRPGLDFTGGTQIQLERLCEDACTPLQANAVEAILGEVALSADDTTNAPSLDSARVQILDGGQSLSLRTPALSAAQSQEVIEAVTPLAGPFQTQGQSVDTIGPSLGSQLLLSSLVSLLVAFAGIALYISIRYDGRYAVLALLALAHDVVIVCGIFAWLGLWIGLEVDSLFAVSLLTIAGYSVNDTVVVFDRIRERQREDGDLPINDQVDRAVSATLTRTIYTSGTTLLPLIALILFGGATLYWFAIALALGVIVGSWSSIALAPSLLTIWSGRPRASASA
- the secD gene encoding protein translocase subunit SecD; this translates as MARQQGWFALILSLAITSALWLFVISPGVDLGLDLRGGSQLLLEVQPAGSITKITKTELESVKSVLDRRVNSLGVAESTLQTVGDDQLVLQLPGETDPSKAAEKLGKTALLEFRAQKPGISEEMRGLQRLRSQVKSILAAKEARGDSDETSIDPEAFAEAQKALGLEGSAGSEQEQLEQVLAKADRQFADGFEPAAFNGKLLTRAGTRGPTEQSPGWAVTLSFNSEGGDKFAELTKSIAGTDRLLGIFLDGSPISEASVGSQFKVAGITGGNAEITGRFSAEEANDLAELINGGALPLPVEILQVRTIGPSLGAENVQRSLVAALSGLALVTVFMVLIYRLAGAVAVVALALYALFNLSVYSLIGVTLTLPGIAGFILSIGMAVDANVLIFERIKDELRSGNTLVRSIETAFSQAFSSIIDGHLTTLISCAALFTLGTGLVKGFAATLGIGVVLSLFTALTCTRTLLRFLMGYQGLRRPTNFLPQRQLPTQSA
- a CDS encoding pyruvate dehydrogenase complex E1 component subunit beta — protein: MAGTLLFNALREAIDEEMARDPHVCVMGEDVGQYGGSYKVTKDLYEKYGELRVLDTPIAENSFTGMAVGAAMTGLRPIVEGMNMGFLLLAFNQISNNMGMLRYTSGGNFTIPTVVRGPGGVGRQLGAEHSQRLEAYFHAVPGIKIVACSTPTNAKGLMKAAIRDNNPVLFFEHVLLYNLTEDLPEGDYVCALDQADLVQEGSDVTILTYSRMRHHCLKAVEQLEADGISVELIDLISLKPFDMETIGRSIRKTHKVIVVEECMKTGGIGAELIALITEQCFDDLDARPVRLSSQDIPTPYNGNLENLTIIQPHQIVEAAQQIVREGL